One Microbacterium marinum genomic window carries:
- a CDS encoding tyrosine-type recombinase/integrase: protein MAQKEQRKRSSAWGTIRALPSGRFQARYIGADGKQYSAKTAQGVSLTFGTRTDARAWLNKKQREIADGSWETPEESVKRRVREAEQAKAHRFATYAESWISERRNKRGEPLSVKTAYDYRLQVKNGLACFADDSITEITAARVRAWHAERSAKAATAAGNEARLLRAIMNTAIIDEIITKNPVDSALAMSKTGIKHRPPTMAELATMLEAIEPRFKLAILLGAYGGLRLSEWRALRRCDLRKEGERYVVHVHRQAQHVSSQGWVVGKLKGKDDDVEREVSLPIAATPDVEEHLRAHVGRARTALLFAPGEGSEFLHNAQWNSRWNQAREAAGLRVRTEDGWESISREHDLRAFAGTMHAQTGATLRETMAFLGHSTTVAAMTYQKTTGRDAELADRMPFPASSSGTKGS, encoded by the coding sequence ATGGCTCAGAAGGAACAACGCAAGCGGTCCAGCGCCTGGGGAACCATCCGCGCGCTCCCCAGCGGCCGCTTCCAGGCACGCTACATCGGCGCCGACGGCAAGCAGTATTCGGCGAAGACCGCGCAGGGCGTGTCGCTCACATTCGGGACGCGGACCGACGCCCGCGCGTGGCTGAACAAGAAGCAGCGGGAGATCGCCGACGGCTCCTGGGAGACCCCGGAGGAGTCCGTCAAGCGCCGAGTGCGCGAGGCTGAGCAGGCCAAGGCCCACCGCTTCGCGACCTACGCCGAGTCGTGGATCTCCGAGCGTCGCAACAAGCGGGGCGAGCCGCTGTCGGTGAAGACGGCGTACGACTACCGCCTGCAGGTGAAGAACGGGCTCGCCTGCTTCGCGGACGATTCGATCACGGAGATCACGGCGGCGCGGGTGCGCGCATGGCACGCCGAGCGCTCGGCGAAGGCGGCCACCGCGGCCGGCAACGAGGCCCGCCTCCTGCGAGCGATTATGAACACGGCGATCATCGACGAGATCATCACGAAGAACCCGGTGGACTCCGCGCTCGCGATGTCGAAGACGGGCATCAAGCATCGACCGCCGACGATGGCCGAGCTCGCGACGATGCTCGAGGCGATCGAGCCGCGCTTCAAGCTCGCCATCCTCCTCGGCGCGTACGGCGGCCTCCGCCTCAGCGAGTGGCGCGCCCTGCGGCGCTGCGACCTCCGGAAGGAGGGTGAGCGCTACGTGGTGCACGTCCACCGCCAGGCGCAGCACGTCTCCTCGCAGGGGTGGGTGGTCGGCAAGCTCAAAGGCAAGGATGACGACGTGGAGCGCGAGGTGTCGCTCCCCATCGCCGCGACCCCCGATGTCGAGGAGCACCTCCGCGCGCACGTCGGTCGCGCGCGGACCGCCCTCCTCTTCGCACCCGGGGAAGGCTCCGAGTTCCTTCACAACGCCCAGTGGAACTCCCGGTGGAACCAGGCTCGCGAGGCCGCTGGCCTCAGAGTGCGTACCGAGGACGGGTGGGAGTCGATCTCGCGCGAGCACGACCTCCGAGCATTCGCCGGCACCATGCACGCGCAGACCGGCGCGACCCTGCGCGAGACCATGGCGTTCCTCGGCCACAGCACGACCGTCGCGGCCATGACGTATCAGAAGACCACCGGTCGCGACGCCGAGCTGGCCGACCGAATGCCGTTCCCTGCAAGTTCTTCCGGCACGAAGGGCTCTTGA
- a CDS encoding SCO7613 C-terminal domain-containing membrane protein, protein MSAPSLAPSWSEAAIAHLRDATRCPVCGRSILVEARCRVCGADLATEDAAALWRASQAAATALEERERVRRRIPVIVAPAAVRTSTPPEGSPRPESDPATPRATTGGATTVQSVLAVAGAGLFAIAALIFSFFNPDLTDRGARSLVLLCVTALFLAGAALLHRRRLHSSAETVGALAVVFIALDVTAVAGLTSAALSGWVSAAVSTLVAGGALALVGARIGIRSWSAPGLVGLAFVPAMLGAADGTAGAAALGWLGTMAAAMSLIVVADRGAGISQGARRTEIATLTAAQLAAGLLALVHVVGVGDDVVETMAAGAAALITVSLIAVASARRTTPRLWAFVAGGALTAGAAAAAISVGTGIALPSVSAVALPLAGAAVGLIGTALLRGTDATWARAGALIVLALTALPSVAVVGITAVFTLTRTDDESMWPSVVAAAGLSVAAVALVVTGRVARRRASRARGFRAAAAWVSALAVFALVVTPYGPPEATVAAGAAIAAASGEALRRRSGRVRIVGLSPRLAFALTGHAALGVAVVLAWSTAELAVASWPGVLAAAVWTAHAAPARFRWLHVAAAYGYSLIVAATALALLGLASVPVVSLTTTAAAVVAIVATFVRAVPVHAWWAVLGVTAVPFVFGVLQVVEERSGWTALSTGIIFVLALVLLLTRRAGLVPPLRAVFAMLLVPSLAVVVVCVGAWLLPVSGSPIVLPVVAAIVVCALPAAGSVEATFARRVPASRMPVLLRTAMESSALLTGVIAVALALGRTAAGLPTAVLVLTILATGTGAAAAAGRRRMLWWLAGISATGALWCAWRLWDVQLLEAYVLPPALGVVAVGAALARTARRGSRLYAGGLLAAVLPSVVALAGMGGEARMWSLLGASAVLASVGALVRSDSAWGSLRTPTLVVAVLAGSAGTIVAARVGLTAPDGPGVLVALGLGCLGALPAAVAGVALTRTTERRLAHRWALAPALMYVAVAPWPAIRTDAPETWPMWAVMLAILAGVVTISALQRRGRGDMFPPVWFVFALAFATSVAAWSPRELRVEWFSLPLGVALLIAGALHLGASHAPERGTLASWPARWSGSWALLTPGLAVILGASIAATFTDPQTWRAILVIVMALAAILIGARGRLAAPFLVGVVVLPLENVSAFSVQIGRGIDSMPWWITLAVVGAVLLILAVSYERRDGEAAALGARLRDLR, encoded by the coding sequence ATGAGCGCTCCGAGTCTCGCCCCCTCCTGGAGCGAGGCCGCGATCGCGCATCTTCGGGACGCCACCCGCTGCCCGGTGTGCGGGCGATCCATCCTGGTGGAGGCGCGATGCCGCGTGTGCGGCGCTGACCTCGCGACGGAGGATGCCGCTGCGCTCTGGCGCGCGTCACAGGCCGCCGCAACGGCGCTGGAGGAGCGCGAGCGGGTCCGCCGCCGGATTCCTGTCATCGTCGCCCCCGCCGCCGTGCGCACTTCGACGCCGCCGGAGGGATCCCCGCGCCCGGAGTCGGATCCGGCGACGCCGCGCGCCACCACCGGCGGCGCAACGACCGTCCAGTCGGTCCTCGCGGTCGCCGGAGCCGGGCTGTTCGCGATCGCCGCGCTCATCTTCAGCTTCTTCAACCCCGACCTCACCGATCGCGGCGCGAGATCCCTCGTCCTGCTGTGCGTCACCGCGCTCTTCCTGGCGGGCGCCGCCCTCCTGCACCGACGTCGGCTGCACTCCTCCGCCGAGACCGTCGGAGCTCTTGCCGTCGTCTTCATCGCTCTCGATGTCACGGCGGTCGCGGGGCTGACGTCGGCGGCGCTGAGCGGGTGGGTGTCGGCCGCGGTCAGCACGCTCGTCGCCGGCGGTGCGCTCGCCCTCGTCGGCGCACGCATCGGCATCCGGTCCTGGTCGGCGCCGGGACTGGTCGGACTCGCCTTCGTGCCCGCAATGCTCGGCGCAGCAGACGGCACTGCCGGCGCGGCCGCGCTGGGGTGGCTGGGCACGATGGCGGCCGCTATGTCGCTCATCGTCGTCGCCGATCGCGGCGCGGGGATCAGCCAGGGCGCACGCCGAACCGAAATCGCCACGCTCACCGCGGCGCAGCTCGCAGCGGGGCTCCTCGCCCTCGTGCACGTCGTGGGAGTCGGCGACGACGTGGTCGAGACGATGGCCGCCGGCGCGGCCGCGCTGATCACGGTCAGCCTCATCGCGGTCGCCTCGGCCCGCCGCACCACGCCCCGATTGTGGGCCTTCGTCGCGGGCGGTGCGCTCACCGCCGGGGCGGCGGCCGCCGCGATCTCGGTCGGGACGGGGATCGCCCTCCCCTCGGTGTCAGCTGTCGCCCTCCCGCTCGCCGGGGCCGCTGTCGGGCTCATCGGAACTGCACTCCTGCGGGGCACGGATGCCACGTGGGCCCGCGCCGGCGCCCTCATCGTGCTGGCGCTGACGGCCCTGCCGTCGGTCGCCGTCGTGGGGATCACCGCGGTCTTCACCCTCACCCGCACGGACGACGAGTCGATGTGGCCGTCGGTGGTCGCCGCCGCGGGCCTGTCCGTCGCGGCGGTCGCCCTGGTCGTCACCGGGAGGGTGGCACGTCGCCGTGCCTCCCGCGCGCGCGGATTCCGTGCGGCAGCCGCGTGGGTCTCGGCCCTCGCCGTCTTCGCCCTCGTCGTGACTCCGTACGGACCGCCGGAGGCCACCGTTGCGGCCGGCGCCGCGATCGCGGCGGCATCCGGAGAGGCGCTGCGCCGGCGCTCCGGCAGGGTGCGCATCGTCGGACTGTCACCGAGGCTCGCGTTCGCACTGACGGGTCACGCCGCCCTGGGCGTCGCCGTCGTCTTGGCATGGTCCACGGCCGAGCTCGCGGTGGCGAGTTGGCCCGGTGTCCTCGCTGCGGCGGTCTGGACGGCTCATGCCGCGCCCGCCCGGTTCCGCTGGCTGCACGTCGCCGCGGCCTACGGGTACTCGCTCATCGTCGCGGCGACGGCGCTCGCACTGCTCGGCCTCGCGTCGGTGCCGGTCGTCAGTCTCACGACGACGGCGGCGGCCGTGGTGGCCATCGTCGCGACGTTCGTGCGCGCCGTGCCGGTGCACGCGTGGTGGGCGGTGCTCGGGGTCACGGCGGTGCCGTTCGTCTTCGGGGTCCTCCAGGTCGTGGAGGAACGGAGCGGCTGGACGGCCCTGTCCACCGGCATCATCTTCGTCCTCGCGCTTGTGCTCCTGCTCACCCGGCGCGCGGGTCTCGTCCCGCCCCTTCGAGCGGTGTTCGCGATGCTGCTCGTGCCCTCCCTCGCCGTCGTGGTCGTGTGCGTGGGAGCGTGGCTGCTGCCCGTCAGCGGCTCCCCGATCGTGCTGCCGGTCGTGGCCGCCATCGTCGTCTGCGCGTTGCCGGCCGCGGGATCCGTCGAAGCGACCTTCGCGCGTCGCGTCCCCGCGAGTCGGATGCCGGTTCTGCTGCGCACCGCGATGGAGTCGTCGGCGCTCCTCACCGGAGTGATCGCCGTCGCGCTGGCGCTCGGCCGGACGGCTGCGGGGCTCCCGACAGCCGTCCTCGTCTTGACGATCCTCGCCACCGGCACGGGAGCGGCTGCGGCCGCGGGGCGGCGGCGCATGCTGTGGTGGCTGGCGGGGATCTCCGCGACCGGCGCTCTGTGGTGCGCGTGGCGCTTGTGGGACGTTCAGCTGCTCGAGGCGTACGTCCTTCCACCCGCGCTCGGCGTGGTCGCGGTGGGCGCCGCCCTCGCCCGGACGGCGCGCCGTGGCAGCCGGCTCTACGCGGGAGGGTTGCTGGCGGCCGTCCTGCCTTCCGTCGTGGCGCTCGCCGGGATGGGCGGAGAAGCGCGGATGTGGTCCCTGCTCGGCGCCTCCGCGGTTCTCGCGTCGGTCGGTGCCCTGGTGCGCTCCGACAGCGCGTGGGGTTCCCTCCGCACCCCGACGCTGGTCGTCGCGGTGCTGGCAGGGTCGGCGGGAACCATCGTCGCCGCTCGAGTCGGGCTCACCGCGCCGGATGGCCCGGGGGTGCTGGTCGCGCTGGGGCTCGGCTGCCTCGGCGCCCTCCCTGCCGCCGTCGCCGGCGTCGCCCTCACTCGGACGACGGAACGACGACTCGCTCATCGGTGGGCACTCGCACCGGCGCTGATGTATGTCGCCGTGGCGCCGTGGCCCGCCATCCGGACCGATGCCCCGGAGACCTGGCCGATGTGGGCCGTCATGTTGGCGATCCTCGCCGGTGTCGTCACGATCAGCGCTCTGCAGCGCCGCGGCAGGGGCGACATGTTCCCCCCGGTCTGGTTCGTCTTCGCCCTCGCCTTCGCCACGTCCGTCGCCGCGTGGAGTCCGCGCGAACTGCGGGTCGAGTGGTTCTCACTTCCTCTCGGCGTCGCCCTTCTCATTGCCGGTGCGCTGCACCTCGGCGCTTCGCACGCCCCCGAGCGGGGCACGCTCGCCTCATGGCCGGCGAGATGGTCCGGCTCGTGGGCCCTGCTGACCCCGGGACTCGCGGTCATCCTGGGCGCATCGATCGCCGCCACCTTCACGGACCCTCAGACATGGCGGGCGATCCTCGTCATCGTCATGGCGCTCGCGGCGATCCTGATCGGCGCGCGCGGTCGTCTTGCGGCGCCCTTCCTCGTCGGCGTCGTGGTCCTGCCACTCGAGAATGTCTCGGCCTTCTCCGTGCAGATCGGTCGCGGGATCGATTCGATGCCGTGGTGGATCACCCTTGCGGTCGTCGGCGCCGTCCTGCTGATCCTCGCGGTCTCGTACGAACGGCGCGATGGTGAGGCGGCGGCGCTCGGCGCGCGGCTCCGGGACCTGCGATGA
- a CDS encoding helix-turn-helix domain-containing protein — MPIIINLDVELAKKKMSVGDFAAAIDITPANVAVLKNGRAKAVRFTTLDAICRVLECQPGDILQWVPDETDAGS, encoded by the coding sequence ATGCCGATCATCATCAATCTCGACGTCGAGCTGGCCAAGAAGAAGATGTCGGTCGGGGACTTCGCCGCCGCCATCGACATCACCCCCGCGAACGTGGCGGTGCTCAAGAACGGACGCGCGAAAGCGGTGCGCTTCACCACGCTCGACGCCATCTGCCGGGTTCTGGAGTGCCAGCCGGGCGACATCCTGCAGTGGGTGCCCGACGAGACGGATGCCGGATCATGA
- a CDS encoding DUF2975 domain-containing protein gives MNRATIAALRALLALMILLLLVAQTVALPLTAAGWARSFPEFAGLQAPCLVIAIVFIVCVQVVLVCVWRMLDLFAAEGPFSARAFRYVDTIITAIVVADALIVVALALLTATSAANPSILLLGLFGVVVGAGLALLVGVLRGLLRRAITLEQDLSEVV, from the coding sequence ATGAACCGCGCCACCATCGCCGCCCTCCGGGCACTGCTCGCTCTGATGATCCTGCTGCTCCTCGTCGCGCAGACCGTCGCCCTCCCTCTCACCGCGGCCGGCTGGGCACGAAGCTTTCCCGAGTTCGCCGGACTCCAGGCCCCGTGCCTGGTGATCGCCATCGTGTTCATCGTCTGCGTGCAGGTCGTCCTCGTGTGCGTGTGGCGGATGCTCGACCTCTTCGCTGCCGAGGGCCCGTTCAGCGCACGCGCCTTCCGTTACGTCGACACGATCATCACCGCGATCGTGGTCGCCGACGCGCTCATCGTGGTGGCGCTCGCACTGCTCACGGCCACATCCGCCGCGAACCCCTCGATCCTGCTGCTCGGGCTCTTCGGCGTCGTCGTCGGCGCCGGGCTCGCGTTGCTCGTCGGGGTGCTTCGTGGGCTGCTTCGCCGGGCGATCACCCTCGAGCAGGATCTCTCGGAGGTCGTGTGA
- the corA gene encoding magnesium/cobalt transporter CorA: MPIIDNAVYVSGHRIDNPASLSETFEHTRAHKGMAWIGLFRPTPEEIAAVAEEFSLHPLAVEDALSGHQRSKLERYGDILFAVLRPARYVDESETVEFGELHVFVGPDFVVTIRHADSPDLARVRTRLEQQPDLLGMGPEAVLYAILDEVVDEYAPVASGVENDIDEIEDALFSQGDTHLSQRIYELAREVIAFHRATLPLADMLQNLLQGADKYRVDIELQRALRDVLDHTLRLNDRIVTFRTVLDNALTTHATLVTQRQTETGLAQNEQVKKISGWAAILFGPTLVGTVYGMNFDHMPELHWVAGYPLALGLMVATSVTLWAVFRRKHWL, translated from the coding sequence GTGCCCATCATCGACAACGCCGTGTACGTCAGCGGTCATCGGATCGACAACCCCGCCAGCCTGAGTGAGACCTTCGAGCACACCCGCGCGCACAAGGGCATGGCCTGGATCGGGTTGTTCCGGCCCACTCCCGAGGAGATCGCGGCAGTCGCGGAGGAGTTCTCGCTGCACCCGCTCGCCGTCGAAGACGCGCTGTCGGGTCACCAACGTTCCAAGCTCGAACGCTACGGCGACATCCTCTTCGCCGTCCTCCGTCCGGCCCGGTATGTCGACGAGTCCGAGACCGTCGAATTCGGCGAGCTTCACGTGTTCGTCGGGCCGGACTTCGTCGTGACGATCCGGCACGCCGACTCCCCCGACCTGGCTCGGGTGCGGACGAGGTTGGAGCAGCAGCCCGACCTCCTGGGCATGGGCCCCGAGGCCGTTCTCTACGCGATCCTGGACGAGGTGGTGGATGAGTACGCCCCCGTGGCATCCGGGGTCGAGAACGACATCGATGAGATCGAAGACGCCCTCTTCAGCCAGGGTGACACCCACCTGTCGCAGCGCATCTACGAGCTCGCCAGGGAGGTCATCGCGTTCCATCGCGCGACACTCCCTCTCGCCGACATGCTCCAGAACCTGCTCCAGGGCGCGGACAAGTACCGGGTGGACATCGAGCTCCAGCGCGCGCTCCGCGACGTTCTGGACCATACGCTGCGGCTGAACGACCGGATCGTCACCTTCCGCACCGTGCTGGACAACGCGCTGACCACCCACGCCACCCTGGTCACCCAGCGGCAGACCGAGACGGGTCTCGCGCAGAACGAGCAGGTCAAGAAGATCTCGGGCTGGGCCGCGATTCTGTTCGGCCCCACACTCGTCGGGACCGTGTACGGCATGAACTTCGACCACATGCCCGAACTGCATTGGGTCGCGGGCTACCCGCTCGCGCTCGGACTGATGGTGGCGACCTCCGTGACCCTGTGGGCGGTGTTCCGGCGAAAGCACTGGCTCTGA
- a CDS encoding DUF2945 domain-containing protein has protein sequence MAEELRQGDRVSWNTPQGRTQGKVVSRRTADFEFAGQTFTASADEPAFIVESDKSGGQAAHKRSALRKLPA, from the coding sequence ATGGCCGAGGAACTGAGACAGGGCGACCGGGTCAGCTGGAACACGCCGCAGGGCCGGACCCAGGGAAAGGTGGTGTCCCGTCGGACGGCTGACTTCGAGTTCGCCGGACAGACCTTCACCGCGTCAGCCGACGAGCCCGCATTCATCGTCGAATCGGACAAAAGCGGCGGGCAGGCGGCCCACAAGCGCTCCGCGCTGCGCAAGCTCCCCGCCTGA